In the Rubripirellula tenax genome, one interval contains:
- a CDS encoding SDR family NAD(P)-dependent oxidoreductase, whose translation MTSLTGKRAIVSGASRGIGRGIAIQLARAGAEVIVNFRGHAEEADEVVAKCHEVGGKAHKIAADLGIQADVERLVAESVEIMGGLDIVVSNAAYSDRHLMLESDLDEFRKTIDVSMWGAFYLIRSGARVMVDAGNGGNMVVISSPHAHMPIPGAMAYNMAKAANDQMGKTAACELAPHGIRVNIIHPGWTDTPGERKFFSEETLAQEAAKLPMGRLGAPEEIGHGVVFLCAPNSSYITGSTLTIDGGIQLPWREMYRVKEKPAGAQ comes from the coding sequence ATGACATCTTTGACAGGAAAACGAGCCATTGTCTCTGGCGCCTCACGCGGGATTGGGCGTGGAATCGCTATCCAATTGGCCAGGGCCGGCGCCGAGGTCATTGTCAATTTTCGTGGCCATGCCGAGGAGGCCGACGAAGTGGTGGCGAAGTGTCATGAAGTTGGCGGAAAGGCTCACAAGATTGCTGCGGATCTTGGCATTCAAGCGGACGTTGAACGCTTGGTCGCCGAATCCGTCGAGATCATGGGCGGCTTGGACATCGTGGTCAGCAATGCCGCCTACAGCGACCGACACTTGATGCTGGAATCCGATCTTGATGAGTTTCGCAAAACTATCGACGTCAGCATGTGGGGCGCTTTTTATCTGATTCGCAGCGGCGCCAGAGTCATGGTCGATGCCGGCAACGGCGGAAACATGGTCGTCATCAGCAGCCCTCATGCCCACATGCCGATTCCCGGTGCGATGGCGTACAACATGGCGAAAGCCGCCAATGACCAGATGGGTAAGACTGCCGCTTGCGAACTGGCCCCGCACGGCATTCGCGTCAACATCATCCACCCAGGCTGGACAGACACACCGGGCGAGCGAAAGTTCTTCTCCGAAGAAACGCTTGCCCAGGAAGCCGCCAAGTTGCCGATGGGACGCCTCGGAGCCCCCGAAGAGATCGGCCACGGAGTCGTTTTTCTATGCGCCCCCAACAGCAGTTACATTACCGGAAGCACGTTGACGATCGACGGCGGCATTCAATTACCTTGGCGCGAAATGTATCGTGTCAAAGAGAAACCCGCGGGCGCACAGTAG
- a CDS encoding family 16 glycoside hydrolase, with the protein MRILFAFAAVASLSVSAQFVELQADAPATKVLFQDDFERTESKPELEEVGKNWGTNSKSRAKGNKQVDLVDGAIHIVKHAEADHGVSVTQDIAFGDATIALRFKLGPKDDLGINIADMKEKSVHAGHICMAKVKANQVEMTDLKTGRMNLEVRKRRLDGLASENDNLAIKKAVKYVPVKLTPDQWHQLVVTLSGDTMIVAIDGSEVGQFSSPGIGHPTKNRIRLAVNREAWVDDVNVSVPSR; encoded by the coding sequence ATGAGAATATTGTTCGCGTTCGCCGCCGTTGCCAGCTTGTCCGTTTCCGCTCAATTCGTTGAGCTTCAAGCCGACGCTCCGGCGACGAAAGTCCTATTTCAAGACGATTTCGAACGGACTGAATCCAAGCCCGAGCTGGAGGAAGTCGGGAAGAATTGGGGGACAAACAGCAAGAGCCGGGCTAAGGGCAACAAGCAGGTCGATTTGGTCGACGGCGCGATCCACATCGTCAAGCATGCCGAAGCCGACCACGGTGTCTCGGTCACTCAAGACATTGCTTTTGGTGACGCCACGATTGCATTGCGATTTAAGCTAGGACCCAAAGACGATTTGGGAATCAATATCGCGGACATGAAAGAGAAATCCGTTCACGCAGGCCATATCTGCATGGCAAAGGTGAAGGCGAACCAAGTTGAAATGACAGACCTAAAAACGGGGCGGATGAATTTGGAAGTCCGCAAACGTCGACTCGACGGCTTGGCGAGCGAAAATGACAATCTCGCAATCAAGAAAGCCGTGAAGTACGTTCCGGTGAAACTGACCCCCGATCAATGGCATCAACTTGTCGTCACGCTCTCGGGTGACACCATGATCGTTGCCATTGATGGAAGCGAAGTTGGTCAGTTCTCGTCACCCGGCATCGGGCACCCGACCAAAAATCGAATTCGATTGGCCGTCAATCGCGAAGCGTGGGTTGACGACGTGAACGTTTCGGTGCCATCACGCTAA
- a CDS encoding DUF58 domain-containing protein, with protein sequence MNDSIRQSLENQIQWQSQLPWLVLVALAAPLLMVAWKLKVYPSIAWVVLLAVSLIVCVMTIFFPNFLVVAAVVDLALVLVATGDLVLLYVLTSQGIEVRRTIARTCSLGISIPSEVTLENRCGMNLIGELRDDLPEHFSSTPEQHEIRLAPLGQLTLKRKLTPGRRGAFELSTVYLRLSSLCRLWKRHIALPLQNPLNVYPDMKQLADYALLARTNRLSLIGVRKTRRIGQDSEFERLRDYSRDDNYRHIDWRSTARRRKLTVRQFQSDQSQRVIFLLDCGRMMTNQRDGYTLLDHALNSILMMAYVALSQGDAVGMLCFSDTIHSYIPPAGGKSQMNRLIQAGFDQFPRLVESRYDQAFLYLSSHCKRRSLVVLATNVIDEVNAGAVVDYLGNINGQHLPLGVLLRDREMFDAADSPDGDSFTMYRAAAAAEILLWRNQVVKDLEHRGVLIVDAFPDELTAPLVNQYLEVKAKHLL encoded by the coding sequence ATGAATGATTCGATACGGCAGTCTCTCGAAAACCAGATCCAATGGCAAAGTCAACTGCCGTGGCTGGTTTTGGTCGCGTTGGCCGCACCGCTGTTAATGGTCGCTTGGAAGCTGAAGGTTTACCCGTCGATTGCATGGGTGGTTTTGCTAGCCGTGTCGCTGATCGTTTGCGTGATGACGATCTTCTTCCCAAACTTTTTGGTTGTTGCTGCGGTCGTTGACTTGGCTCTCGTGTTGGTCGCGACGGGCGATTTGGTGCTGCTCTATGTGCTCACCAGCCAGGGCATTGAAGTTCGGCGGACGATTGCGCGAACGTGTTCGTTGGGAATCTCGATTCCGAGCGAAGTCACGCTCGAAAATCGATGCGGTATGAATCTGATCGGTGAGTTGAGGGACGATTTGCCGGAGCATTTTTCGTCGACACCCGAACAGCATGAAATCCGGTTAGCGCCGCTTGGACAGTTGACGTTGAAACGAAAGTTGACGCCGGGCCGACGCGGCGCTTTCGAGCTGAGCACGGTGTACCTGCGGCTGTCCAGTTTGTGCCGCTTGTGGAAGCGGCACATCGCCTTGCCGCTGCAAAACCCGCTGAACGTCTATCCCGACATGAAGCAATTGGCAGACTATGCGTTGTTGGCGAGGACCAATCGGTTGAGTCTGATCGGTGTTCGTAAGACGCGGCGGATTGGGCAGGACAGCGAATTCGAGCGCCTACGTGATTACTCCCGAGACGACAACTATCGCCACATCGATTGGCGCAGCACCGCCCGTCGCCGCAAGCTGACCGTCCGACAATTTCAAAGTGACCAAAGCCAACGGGTGATCTTTCTTCTCGATTGTGGGCGGATGATGACGAACCAACGCGATGGCTACACGCTGCTCGACCACGCCTTGAATTCGATCCTGATGATGGCCTATGTCGCGCTGTCGCAGGGCGACGCCGTTGGGATGCTTTGTTTTTCCGACACAATCCATTCGTACATTCCGCCCGCCGGTGGCAAGAGTCAAATGAATCGCCTGATCCAAGCGGGCTTTGACCAGTTTCCGAGATTGGTTGAATCTCGTTACGACCAAGCGTTCCTGTATCTGTCGTCGCATTGCAAACGCCGGTCACTTGTCGTTTTGGCGACCAACGTGATCGATGAAGTCAACGCGGGCGCCGTTGTCGACTATCTGGGCAATATCAATGGACAACACCTGCCGCTTGGCGTGCTGCTAAGAGACCGCGAGATGTTCGACGCCGCCGATTCCCCCGATGGCGACTCATTCACGATGTACCGCGCCGCGGCCGCCGCGGAGATTTTGCTTTGGCGCAATCAAGTCGTCAAAGACTTGGAACATCGCGGCGTGTTGATCGTTGACGCGTTCCCGGATGAGCTGACCGCCCCGTTGGTGAACCAATATCTGGAAGTCAAAGCAAAGCACTTGCTTTAA
- a CDS encoding sugar phosphate isomerase/epimerase family protein, whose product MENWPLGVFASVDAGLGVGWNVISELKLPTIQLHAPHPDKRNSATAKSLADQLADMGVRCTAVFGGFDGESYADIPTVVRTIGLVPESSRAARLQEMKDISDFTKTLRCDAIALHLGFVPEGPSADGYDGIVAVTRELCDHAAANDQYLHLETGQETADGLLEFIHHVERDNLKINFDPANMILYGTGEPIDALRKVAKHVRSIHCKDGTWSDQPGVTWGAEVALGQGDVNMAAYLKALKEIGYEGPLTIEREIPQDPVRQKSEIGAAIDLLTKLRSEILA is encoded by the coding sequence ATGGAAAACTGGCCTCTTGGTGTGTTCGCGTCCGTTGACGCAGGACTAGGTGTGGGCTGGAACGTGATCTCGGAATTAAAACTTCCGACGATTCAATTACACGCGCCCCACCCCGACAAACGAAACTCGGCAACGGCGAAATCGTTGGCCGATCAACTCGCTGACATGGGCGTTCGATGCACGGCGGTGTTTGGCGGATTCGACGGCGAAAGCTATGCCGACATTCCGACGGTGGTCCGAACGATCGGATTGGTGCCTGAGTCGTCTCGCGCGGCGCGGCTGCAAGAAATGAAGGACATCTCGGACTTCACCAAGACGCTTCGTTGCGACGCAATCGCGCTGCACCTGGGGTTTGTCCCCGAGGGTCCGTCTGCCGACGGTTACGACGGAATCGTTGCTGTGACTCGCGAATTGTGCGACCACGCAGCCGCGAATGACCAGTATCTGCATTTGGAAACAGGTCAAGAAACGGCTGACGGATTGCTCGAATTCATCCATCACGTCGAGCGTGACAACCTGAAGATCAACTTCGATCCCGCAAACATGATTCTTTATGGAACGGGTGAGCCGATCGATGCGCTTCGCAAAGTCGCCAAGCATGTCCGCAGCATCCATTGCAAAGACGGAACGTGGAGCGATCAGCCGGGCGTGACCTGGGGCGCCGAAGTCGCACTTGGTCAAGGCGACGTGAATATGGCCGCGTACTTGAAGGCGCTTAAAGAGATTGGTTACGAAGGACCGCTGACGATCGAACGCGAAATCCCTCAGGATCCCGTGCGACAAAAAAGCGAGATCGGTGCGGCGATTGATCTGCTAACGAAACTCCGCAGCGAGATACTTGCTTAG